The Candida dubliniensis CD36 chromosome 5, complete sequence genome has a window encoding:
- a CDS encoding transposable element protein, putative (transposable element): protein MSQTNKSGPKSPSPSSSDTSTSATTDTSANATNLAFQASVEASVNKQLQAFQEQMMEMFNQFASRYEQQTAQGINQTREQEARDFQNFNSAGMKLESHVQEVEQETHELEKEVGAFEEAYNKRVRFEDERFQQASNVMAQAQNKELDLQTQITALKEQMKTFSTTQPAAASTGPKSSFVTSENIATQIKRIFPQADLTNNDWNQPTNEFPPFMDFKILLC, encoded by the coding sequence atgagtcaaacaaataaatctGGACCAAAGAGTCCATCCCCATCTTCATCTGATACGTCCACTTCAGCTACTACCGATACCTCCGCTAATGCTACTAATTTGGCCTTTCAAGCAAGTGTGGAAGCGAGTGTCAACAAACAGTTACAGGCCTTCCAAGAACAGATGATGGAAAtgttcaatcaatttgCTAGTCGATATGAACAGCAAACAGCACAGGGTATCAATCAAACCCGTGAACAGGAAGCTCGTGactttcaaaattttaattctgCTGGTATGAAGTTGGAATCTCATGTCCAGGAGGTTGAACAAGAAACTCACGAATTGGAAAAGGAAGTCGGAGCTTTTGAAGAAGCTTATAACAAGCGTGTCCGTTTTGAAGACGAACGTTTTCAACAGGCTTCTAATGTTATGGCTCAAGCTCAAAATAAGGAATTGGATCTCCAAACCCAAATCACTGCCTTAAAAGAACAAATGAAAACTTTCAGCACTACCCAACCGGCAGCGGCATCAACTGGCCCCAAGTCCAGCTTTGTTACATCCGAAAACATCGCCACTCAGATTAAACGTATTTTTCCCCAAGCCGATTTAACCAACAACGATTGGAATCAACCTACAAACGAATTCCCACCTTTTAtggatttcaaaatcttgcTTTGctaa
- a CDS encoding dihydroceramide delta 4-desaturase, putative (Similar to S. pombe DSD1), with translation MDAEIKHRNSEKTFKFVTPAADSSIEVLNDFYWTDTDEPHVARRKKILEKYPEVRKLTGHEPKTKWYVTAIVLMQIGIAYYLRNTPVFSWKFMTLAYVIGATANQAIFLAIHELSHNLLFRKPLYNKMFAVFANIPIGVPYSASFQPYHQLHHKFLGDMYLDTDLPTEYEGRFLSNFPGKVFFAIFQIFFYALRPMFVTSIKFTYVHLVNVVFQVLFDHIMVTNWGWKALGYFIMSTFLAGSLHPCAGHFIAEHYVLNENNVPRHQKIGGTNISKELLPAETYSYYGSLNMLTWNVGYHNEHHDFPYIAWTRLPELRRIAAEFYDPLPQVTSWCGVIWWFIFNKENKVWNRVKRGGKEKHGYRISRLDEN, from the coding sequence ATGGACGCTGAGATCAAGCATAGGAATTCTGAAAAGACGTTCAAGTTTGTCACGCCTGCTGCTGACTCTTCTATTGAGGTATTGAATGACTTTTACTGGACAGACACCGATGAACCGCATGTTGCCAGGAGAAAGAAGATCCTTGAAAAGTATCCGGAAGTTAGGAAATTGACGGGCCACGAGCCCAAGACCAAGTGGTATGTCACGgcaattgttttaatgCAGATTGGGATTGCGTACTATCTTAGAAACACGCCAGTATTTTCGTGGAAGTTTATGACGTTGGCGTATGTTATTGGGGCCACCGCCAACCAGGCGATATTCCTTGCCATTCACGAGTTGTCGCATAACTTGTTGTTTAGAAAGCCGCTCTACAATAAGATGTTTGCTGTGTTTGCCAATATTCCTATTGGGGTTCCTTATTCGGCCTCGTTCCAGCCATACCATCAGTTGCACCACAAGTTTTTGGGGGATATGTACTTGGATACTGATTTGCCGACCGAGTATGAAGGGCGGTTCTTGTCGAATTTTCCTGGGAAGGTATTTTTTGCGATATTCCAGATCTTCTTTTATGCGTTGCGGCCCATGTTTGTTACGCTGATCAAGTTTACATATGTTCATTTGGTGAATGTTGTTTTCCAGGTATTGTTTGACCACATTATGGTGACGAACTGGGGGTGGAAGGCGTTGGGGTACTTTATTATGAGCACGTTTTTGGCGGGGTCGTTGCACCCCTGTGCCGGGCACTTTATTGCCGAGCACTATGTGTTGAATGAGAATAATGTGCCACGCCACCAGAAGATTGGCGGAACAAACATTTCCAAAGAGTTGTTGCCGGCCGAGACGTACTCGTACTATGGATCGTTGAACATGCTTACCTGGAATGTCGGGTACCACAATGAGCACCATGATTTTCCTTATATTGCGTGGACAAGATTGCCAGAGTTAAGGAGAATTGCTGCTGAGTTTTATGACCCGTTGCCACAGGTTACGTCGTGGTGTGGGGTTATCTGgtggtttatttttaataaagaGAATAAAGTGTGGAATAGAGTTAAGCGTGGAGGTAAGGAGAAGCACGGATATAGAATTAGTAGACTAGATGAGAATTAG
- a CDS encoding Y'element ATP-dependent helicase, putative (Similar to C. albicans YRF1 (HPR5)) produces the protein MKFYKMVAKINHEEVKYVVKMRYLRQGISYMVRNYIQMSSVTEVIEKAQGHHWMSADNSYGNTGGWDTYHSTTISMIMRQFFALYQKYIGIDVDQNTSKSLISKPVKPPLRLCSGLQLEDIEQAKIDCGYQQKDFGKTYLFLVPILANKIMKRREGGKRRVSFLVLPYNVVAVEFEKRMAEYVNVIGVRNLNSFDGSIDLVVGTVESLTKSNVSDFFLNFSQNYGQQCQLYLSVIDEVQVLIEEKEFRRLNRVHYRILHSFEKIVSLGATLPRNFATEMEKNLLAPKVYNTVKTEPNQNVYVEREFIGEDKKRVGYLIGVVKQFLVSNSDGIIFVYFCNLEKLKEISQEFDDAVVISSETKDIKKAHQDISKTRLILATKAASVGLDISGIKSIIFYETLATVPEAIQVIGRLRGKPSYVLFLSADDEVTNGKLVVSECFKKQMCEFYGLEWGDHRNCCGQPADCTKTIVEQMRNVTVEVREKRQQVEESMMDRAKFKLGEINERYKFIKIDTLYKWFGFYLTTLDNSPVVRVEGVCKWCFMCNEGCSPTWCERRQIVSLACRVIFGQMSGDDVCEIVQQGLGGLQLEWVVKNDLDTMINEYDSKLLHCNKSVSFVYSGASVG, from the coding sequence ATGAAGTTCTATAAGATGGTGGCTAAGATAAATCACGAGGAGGTCAAGTACGTGGTTAAAATGCGGTACCTTAGACAAGGTATTTCGTACATGGTGCGtaattatattcaaatgTCACTGGTAACTGAAGTTATCGAAAAGGCCCAAGGGCATCACTGGATGAGTGCTGACAACTCGTATGGTAACACTGGTGGTTGGGATACCTATCATAGTACAACGATTCTGATGATAATGAGACAATTTTTTGCGTTGTACCAAAAATATATCGGTATTGATGTTGATCAAAATACATCAAAGCTGTTAATTCTGAAACCAGTTAAACCTCCTTTGCGTCTTTGCAGTGGCTTGCAGCTTGAGGACATTGAACAagcaaaaattgattgtgGCTACCAGCAGAAGGATTTTGGGAAGACGTATCTCTTTTTGGTTCCTATACTTGctaataaaataatgaaacGAAGGGAAGGTGGCAAAAGAAGAGTGAGTTTTTTGGTGTTGCCGTATAATGTTGTTGCAGTTGAGTTTGAAAAGCGAATGGCAGAGTATGTTAATGTGATTGGTGTTAGAAATCTTAACTCGTTTGATGGCagtattgatttggttgTGGGGACAGTTGAGAGTTTAACAAAGCTGAATGTcagtgatttttttttgaatttttctcAGAATTATGGTCAACAGTGTCAGCTCTACCTCAGTGTGATAGATGAGGTGCAGGTGttgattgaagaaaaagaatttcgCCGGTTGAACCGAGTGCACTACCGGATTTTGCATTCATTTGAGAAGATTGTAAGTTTGGGTGCGACGTTGCCTCGGAATTTTGCAACAGAGATGGAGAAAAATTTGTTGGCACCGAAGGTGTACAATACTGTGAAAACTGAACCTAATCAAAATGTTTATGTTGAAAGGGAATTTATTGGAGAGGACAAGAAGAGAGTTGGTTATTTGATTGGTGTTgtcaaacaatttttggTGAGCAATAGCGATGGTATTATATTTGTGTACTTTTGCAATCTTGAGAAGCTTAAAGAGATTAGTCAAGAGTTTGATGATGCTGTTGTTATTCTGTCAGAAACGAAAGATATCAAGAAAGCACACCAGGATATATCAAAGACACGTTTGATTCTTGCTACAAAAGCTGCTTCAGTTGGTTTGGATATTTCTGGTATCAAgctgataattttttatgaAACATTAGCGACTGTTCCGGAAGCAATTCAGGTCATTGGCCGGTTGCGTGGGAAACCGCTGTATGTTTTATTTCTCTCGGCTGATGATGAAGTAACTAACGGAAAACTTGTAGTGAGTGAATGTTTCAAGAAACAAATGTGCGAATTTTATGGTTTGGAGTGGGGTGATCATCGCAATTGTTGTGGGCAACCGGCAGATTGTACTAAAACTATTGTTGAGCAGATGAGAAATGTGACAGTGGAAGTGCGTGAGAAGAGACAGCAAGTGGAAGAGAGTATGATGGACAGGGCCAAGTTCAAGTTGGgtgaaattaatgaaagatataaatttattaaaatcgACACACTTTATAAATGGTTTGGATTCTATTTAACTACTTTGGATAATAGCCCAGTGGTTCGTGTTGAAGGTGTGTGCAAGTGGTGCTTTATGTGCAATGAAGGTTGTTCTCCGACATGGTGCGAAAGACGACAGATTGTTAGCTTGGCGTGTCGAGTTATTTTTGGTCAAATGAGTGGTGATGATGTTTGTGAGATTGTTCAACAAGGGCTTGGTGGGTTGCAATTGGAATGGGTGGTCAAGAATGATTTAGATACAATGATCAATGAATATGATAGTAAACTCTTGCATTGTAACAAGTCAGTATCGTTTGTCTATTCAGGTGCAAGTGTTGGATAA
- a CDS encoding histidine--trna ligase, putative (Similar to S. cerevisiae HTS1;~In S. cerevisiae: cytoplasmic and mitochondrial histidine tRNA synthetase; encoded by a single nuclear gene that specifies two messages; efficient mitochondrial localization requires both a presequence and an amino-terminal sequence), translated as MSQKSCLPNNFWACRTIYLFKKSPKKNFHSSQFFKLFHSSFMIRRLLMTAAKPKKGKAQDFVLKTPKGTKDWADKDMVLREAIFGTLSSLFKKHGGVTIDTPVFELREILTGKYGEDSKLIYNLEDQGGELTSLRYDLTVPFARFVACNNIAAIKRYHIAKVYRRDQPAMTKGRMREFYQCDFDIAGNYDTMVPDSEILALLCDGLNGLGITDFKVKLNHRKILDGIFQACGVKDEDVRKVSSAVDKLDKSPWEVVKKEMVVEKNQPPEVADKIGEFVKHNGSIREVLEFLQASDILKSNDSAQSGIAEMSILADYVDAFDIGEYLSFDLSLARGLDYYTGLIYEAVTAASAPPANATELKAKSNDEDASAYVGVGSIAAGGRYDNLVGMFSNGKSIPCVGVSFGVERLFSIIKNRTDLTSISANHTDVFVMAFGGGEGWNGFLKERMEITNTLWKAGINAEYLYKSKANIRKQFDAAEKAGAKLAVILGKEEYPQGQLRIKVLGQGQENEGELVNKKELIDAVQSHLTDVDSISRIIKGL; from the coding sequence ATGTCTCAAAAGTCATGCCTTCCCAATAACTTTTGGGCTTGTCGCACAATCTatcttttcaaaaaatcaccaaaaaaaaattttcattcatcacaatttttcaaactcTTTCACTCGAGTTTTATGATCAGACGACTACTCATGACAGCCGCCAAACcaaagaaaggaaaagcTCAAGACTTTGTATTGAAAACCCCAAAGGGAACCAAAGACTGGGCCGATAAAGACATGGTTCTCAGAGAGGCCATCTTTGGCACCCTCTCCTCCCTCTTCAAGAAACACGGGGGAGTTACTATCGACACACCAGTATTCGAATTACGAGAAATCCTTACCGGGAAATACGGTGAAGACTCAAAACTCATCTACAACTTAGAAGACCAAGGCGGAGAACTCACTTCATTGAGATACGACTTGACTGTTCCATTTGCCAGATTCGTCGCTTGCAACAACATTGCTGCCATCAAGCGTTACCACATTGCCAAAGTCTATAGAAGAGACCAGCCTGCCATGACCAAAGGAAGAATGAGAGAATTCTACCAGTgtgattttgatattgCCGGAAACTACGACACCATGGTCCCCGATTCAGAAATTTTGGCATTATTATGTGATGGATTAAACGGGTTAGGTATCACCGACTTTAAGGTCAAACTCAACCACAGAAAGATTTTGGATGGTATTTTCCAAGCATGTGGGGTCAAAGATGAAGACGTGAGAAAGGTCTCTTCCGCAGTCGACAAGCTCGACAAATCGCCATGGGAAGTTGTCAAGAAAGAAATGGTCGTTGAAAAAAACCAACCACCAGAAGTGGCCGACAAGATCGGCGAGTTTGTCAAACACAACGGATCAATACGTGAGGTATTAGAGTTTTTGCAGGCCAGCGACATCCTCAAATCCAACGATTCTGCTCAATCTGGGATCGCCGAAATGCTGATTTTGGCTGACTACGTTGACGCCTTTGATATTGGCGAGTACTTGTCATTCGACTTGTCCTTGGCCAGGGGATTGGACTACTATACAGGGTTGATCTACGAAGCTGTTACTGCCGCTTCAGCCCCTCCTGCAAACGCTACTGAATTAAAAGCCAAGTCCAACGACGAAGACGCTTCGGCGTATGTGGGTGTTGGTTCAATCGCTGCTGGTGGCCGTTACGACAATTTGGTGGGCATGTTCTCCAACGGAAAGTCCATCCCCTGTGTTGGAGTCTCCTTCGGTGTTGAAAGACTCTTTTCCATCATCAAAAACAGAACAGATCTTACCTCCATTTCTGCCAACCACACGGATGTCTTTGTTATGGCATTTGGCGGTGGCGAAGGCTGGAACGGGTTcttgaaagaaagaatggAAATCACAAACACGTTATGGAAGGCCGGCATCAACGCGGAGTATTTGTACAAGTCCAAAGCCAATATCCGTAAACAATTCGATGCCGCTGAAAAGGCCGGAGCAAAATTGGCGGTCATTCTCGGTAAAGAAGAGTACCCCCAGGGCCAATTAAGAATCAAGGTATTAGGCCAGGGCCAAGAAAACGAAGGTGAGTTGGTCAACAAAAAAGAGTTGATCGATGCTGTCCAATCACACCTTACTGACGTCGATTCTATCTCTCGCATAATAAAAGGTCTCTAA